The DNA window gctgggccggTCCCCTGGTGTTTGGGCCTCCAAGTTCacccctgttcccccccccccagttttgctttacagaaaccaaggcttagaGGGCTgaacaatattgttgtggttaccAGCAACCTTCAAGACGGGCCTGAGATCTCAGACTGTAGtctcagtgggcattcttttcttaaagctacagttgttgcttctattattttcagttttactcctccagtgtatttttttagattccagattttttttggcAAACCTGGGGGTTCCTTCAGGTTTGTAAAGAAATCTTCCCTGTCCGTCCGTGGTTCCattttgcagattttttgatccacactctgtGTTCTGGTTCAGTATTACATATACAAGAAATAATTTCATCAGATTAAATGCTTATACAGTATTTAAACTATAAAAAGCATTTTGTGTTGGGGAAGAGCTATGCACAACTTTCTTCAGTCTGGTTACTCTCCTTTTATTGGTCAGTTTCTGGCATGATTTTGTTATTTGTTGAAgatagttttttccccccttcctcttaaATATACTTCTGAAATCCCCATAGTTTGTAAGAACAGCTTGTATTTGAAAAGTGCATCTGGCTCACTGCAGTGGTGGCCAaatgctgggttggatccaaaagtATCCTTCTGTTCACCAAATGAGTCTTCCATTCATAGAAGGGCTTCTGCTATGAGAAGAAGGAAACTTCTGCTCAGAGAAAACTCTTTCAGTGAGTGGAAGATGTCTTCTTGACTGGAAGGGCACCTTTGGTCCCAGTCCAATAGTTAAATTGCTCCTGAGCAATTGAAGTGAGTAGAAATAGAATGAAAAGAAAACCCCTGGCATACTTTCATGTTAAACGGACTTCAGATGTTGGAATAACACAGTTTCTTAGTGCATGTTTAAGAGATCACGAGCTGAGTTTAGCTTTCTCTAGAAACCAATAGTGGTTTCTTAGTAAATCTTATTAAAGGATTGGGGACAGTTTTCACACTCATTCATTTTTGTACATGGACAGTTACTGCATTGGTAAGCCATTATTTGGCTAGAGtgttaattaaaaagaaaataagacaCAATTCACGTTCTTTTGCCATCAGATTTTCCTTTACCATACCAAGCAGagttctttattaaaaacatgaaTGTAGAGGAAATGTTGGCAAGTGAGGTTCTTGGAGACTTCCTTGGAGCAGTGAAAAACGTATGGCAACCAGAGCGCCTAAACGCCATAAACATCACCTCAGCTCTTGATAGGGGAGGCCGAGTTCCGCTTCCTATTAATGATATGAAAGAAGGGTAAGTAAAACTTTGTTGCGTTTCTTTTAGCATTCAAATGGCTTATCCCTGAAACATTTTGTGTCCATTAAAATTACACATtgaaaagatcccccccccaaaaaaaaactatgaCATGGATTCTTAACAACTTATTTACATATTTCAAAATTTCTTTGCAGTGTCTATGTTATGGTTGGGGCAGATGTAACATTCTCCTCCTGCTTACGGGAAGTTGAAATCCCACAAAATCAACTGAGATGCAGTCAAGAGATGGAACCTATGATAACTTGTGATAAAAAGTTTCGTACTCAGTTTCACATAGACTGGTGTAAAATCTCTTTGGTGAGTTACTTGTTGGGTGATGTCGGACATTCTGATGATAAAGTGCAAGGTAGTATGTGGTGTTTCCAAAACACCAATGGAGGAATCTTCCTCTTATGGAAGGAGGCCTTCCATGAGTGGAAGATATCTCCTTGTGTTGAAGGGCAGCCTTGGATCGAACCATCTGTAAGCTTCCACATACAATTCTCATTGTCTCTTGGTAGGCTCTTTAAAAGCTTTAAACTAGTACAGAGATTCTTTGGGGGTCCACTAGATTTTTGAGATCTGccagtgagtgtgtgtgactacTATCTCAGGTGGAGAGAAGATCGGACTAGCAGAGGCTGTTTAGTCATTGCCTCAACACTGGCTTCCCCTGGAAATTTGCCTTTTCTCCTCATCTGTCTCTTTTCAGAAGACTTTCCTGTTTCACTAATTGTTCACGTTTAGAGTTGTTTTATGACATTTTAGATGTTTGTAACTGtagttatggttttattgttttgtttgattttaatctGTAGCTCAGACTTTTGACTGAAAGGTGGTataaaattttctaaataaatcagTCTTCAGTTCTGCAATTTTTATTCTTAaataacagctagattcgagtccagtaggaccttagaggccaacaagattttcagagtatatgcttttgagagtcagtgtTCCATTTgtctggtatctgatgaagggagcattaactctcaaaagtttataccctgaaaaccttgttggtctctaagggtcTAGTGGACTCGGATCTAACTGTTCTattgtagaccaacatggctaccctctgaaactatactTAAATAATTATCTTACCACCTGGCTCTGTGTTTTATTATTCGGAGgagtttttaaagcattttaaatgcaacagtttaaaatttaaatcctGAGCAATTTTCTGAAGTTGGTTAATAACTATTTATTTAAATGAAATGGATCGGTGATGGTCTGCTTCATGATGTTAAAAAAACCCTGTCCTTTTGGGGCACTGAATTAGAGACCCTACATTATATtacatagttgttgttgtttttttaaaaaaagaagtacaTAAATTTTTAACTTTGTGAACTGATTTCTGGAAAGAAAGTATGCAGTACAAgaggtatatttttaaaaataaattgtggtTTTGAAAAACTGCCGTCTAGGTTTTGCTGGAATAAATAGATATTGTAAAACTATATTATTTGATTGACTGtgatcaacttttttttttagtattgttgttaaggtgttttttttcctcattTGTTATCAGGTTGATAAAACACAGCACGTTTCTACCTATCAGGAAGTGATCCGTGGAGAAGGCATCTTGCCTGACGGTGGCGAGTACAAGCCACCTTCTGAATCATTGAAAAGCAGAGATTATTACTCCGATTTCCTCATTACACTGGCAGTCCCCTCTGCAGTAGCACTAGTGCTTTTTCTAATACTTGCTTATATTATGTGCTGCCGAAGGGAAGGAGTGTGAGTACTTTGAAACGTTCATAAGTAATTGTATAATTTTTTCAAAGTCTGCAAGGCACATGAAAAATTCAGCAGATGAGCTTAATTCAGTTCATAAACATACAGTTAACTTAATACTTCCTAAGACACGTAATAAAAATCAAATGACTGCAACCAGTCAACTTTGGAACTAGACATTTACTAAGAAATTGCATAACGGGGGAATCCATTCACAAAATTATTTTTACGTGACAATAATTTGAAGCTAATCACAGATAGCAGAGTCGTTAACGATAAAAGTAAACCTTATTGAGACTGTGAACTGAATTTAGGGTTATAAAAGCCAGCATAAAAGAAAAAGCAGCAAGTAACATAATTTCTTCCATTTTACATTCACATGTTCTAGGAATCTTTTGGTCCAGCATCTGTCCTCCTTAACCTGCATATTCACTTTTCTGTGTTGTGTCTTTCATCTTTTCACTTCTTTACATGTCTTCATCCATGTCTTTTCATCAATCTTGTGGCAAATGCTTCCAGGTTGCATTTAATAGCCATGACCCAAAGAGGTTGTATGTGCAAAGGCAAGAACCTTATGCAAAGCTGAAACTTCCTTTCAGGTTTCACTGTAGGTATTTCTGCTGCTGAAAAGGCAAGCCTTGGTTAAAATGCTGCTTGCCTCTTTGGCTATCAGCGCTGCTGTGGCAAACCTTAAAAGGGAGCTCCAATTGCATATGCTGTTCTCACTTGGACACACATAGAGCTTCTGTGGATCGTGGCTGGTTGTAACGGGCTCAGCATTTCCACCTCATGTACTATTTCCATCATCAGTTATTAATGTTCCAAGTATCAATGCTATTATTTAATTcataaattttgttttatttttagggAAAAGAGAAACATGCAAACACCAGAGTAAGTGTCTTCTTTCCTGTTATTTTCTTTCATCATTTAATTTTCATTTCCCAGTAGCTTGTCACACTTCATACATGTATCCCATTTTCATTCTCCTTAACTTGTTCTTCATCTCTGTGATAGCTGCTTTGAAAAAGGTAGAGTCTTAGGGAAGTGAGCAGGACCAGCATAAAAAGGGTTTAAAAGTCCACAATAAAACAGATTAGAAACCAAATATTAATATTCAGTTTAGGTTTGCGGCTTGTGGTTTTACAGTTTGTCTTTCTGCAACGACGTTAGCAAACAAAAGTCTCCTGAAAAGAGTTCTCAGAGTGCCGTTTCCATGAATAATTGACCAGCTAGCCTGAAGGCAAACTATAAAGCTTACCAAATTAAAAGCAGTGAAATACGATATCCACACTTGGTTGTATAGAGTCTCATCTGTTTTACAGAGTGCTGACATGCGCACCCTCTTGATCATGGGTAGGGTAGTCAAGGCTCGGGGGTTCCATCCAGACTGGCAAGGCTTTAACTGAGCCCACAGGAAGGGccgtaagtgggggggggggaggagggcccctgtggcatgcagagagggtgtcagaactgcctctcctacccggcaCAGAGGCCCCTACAGGAGAGGCAGCTCTGCTGCCCTCTCTTTGCCACAGGGGCGGCGGTtaccctcctcgccccccccccatttgcggTCCTGCCCACAGGCTAGCAGAATTCCAGTGAAACTATGAGGTGGAGGGAAGCTTTGCTGAACTGGATGGAGCTCATTAGTATGCCTTATTTCCTCTCTAAAAGGAGTCCCCCCCCTCGTGAGTAATTTAAATGCAGTTTTTGCAGTTCTTGTAGTTTGAAACTATATCGTGGTAATCtgtcaaatgaaataaaattgttttgttttaaacgatcctttccccccacctcacAAGACAAAACACTCTAATAAATACAGGAACAAATCTGTTGTTTCCTTCTGATACAGCATCCAGCTGGTCCACCACAGTGCAATTCAGAAATCCACAAAAGAACTTCGGGAAATGTCCAAAAACAGAGAGATAGCGTGGCCTCTCTCAACCCTTCCCGTGTTTCACCCAGTCACCGGTGAGATTGTACCACCCGTTCACCCGGACAGCTATGACAATACAAGTATGCCGCTGATGCAAACACAGCAGTAAGTATTAATACGCGTAAATAAAGATAAGGTAGATTTTAGCTGCGGACCCACCACCTGCTTTCATTGTAAAGGTGGTATTACCAAATCTGTAATGAAGGACAGTCTAGTTCTTGCATTTAACATAATAAATATCTTGTTATAACTCTACTGATTTATCTTTTAACGTGTTTCTAGTAATAATTTTTGTACATATCACATGTAACTGATAGTTAATGCAAAggacaaaatatatatattgtgtgtgtaaagtaccgtcaagtcacagccaacttatggcaacccctttttggggttttcatggcaagagactaacagagatggtttgccagtgccttcctctgcacagcaaccctggtattccttggtggtctcccatccaaatactaaccagggctgactctgcctagcttctgagatctgacaagatcaggctagcctgggccatccaggtcaggacaaaaaaTATTAGATACTACAAAATGCAGACTTCAGGTCTGTTTCCTGAAAGTAACTGCAGCTGGAAGCTCTCCAAGCAGGGAACCCAGTCTCTAGCCTGCAGGTGTTGAGTTATTTGAGATTGATGTGTGAGGACTGGAGGAAAAACCTAGGCCAGAGAACTGTCTGCATGAAAGACACTATTATCCCTGTGTGCTTGGCCAAGAATATTAAtgctatcctaagaacactttcttctGAAGTCTGgatagacttcagtaggattctgatgcaacttgcttaggattgcaacaCACATGTGCAGACTGGTGAGTTTAGATCCTCATTGCCATTGTGATTATTGCGTTGCTGGCTCTGCGTTGCTGGTTCACATGGCAGCCCCCACATGACTGCCTCGGGAGTGCGTAGGCACTGCCAGCGAGCTAGTGACCAGGTAGTCTTCATCACAGGCCACTCTGGATCAGGTCCATCACAGGACGCCTCAAGGAAATCTTGTTCTTAACCCTGCGTGTTGTTTTATTGGTCCACCAATGTCTGTTTTTCCAAAGGGTGAGACCAGTAGATCTCACTATCTCCTGCCTCATACTCTGAATTGCTGAGGtagcataaggacataagaaaagccacgctggatcagaccaaggcccatcaagttcagcaatctgttcacacagtggccaaccaggtacctctggaAAGCTCACAAAGAAGATaactgctgcagcaccatcctgcctgtgttccatagcacctaatataataggcatggtcctctgatcctggagagaataggtatgcattatgacaagtatccattttaactagtagccatgaatacctctctcttccatgaacatgtccactcccttcttaaagccttccaagttggcagccatcatcacatcctggggcagggggttccacaatttaactgggcattgtgtgaagaaatacttccttttgtctgttttgaatctcttaccctccagcttcagcaaatgaccccacgttctagtactgagagggagaaaagtttctcacTGTCcattctttccataccatgcataattttatagacctctatcatgtctccccttctttccaagctaaacagctctaagtgttTCAACTACTCTTCATAGGGCATACCACCTCCTCAAACGTTGGCTTAGTTTCCATGGGCTGGAAACTCAGAGAATTGGTTTGAGTAAGGTGTTTATTACCAGAGCCAATCACATGGTCTAGCTGAGGGAACTGCTTTGCTGCCAAACTCTCCAGGAAGTCATGGCTCTTGGTCCAGGTGATCTTGGTTCTTGGAATTGCCCATATGTGAGACACAGCAAGTCGGCTGCTGGCAGTAGCAATGGAGCCTTTGAGCCAGGTTAATTGCCATGAAATTTTGCATACTGGAAGTTGAGATCAATAGGAAGTGTTATGTGATAGATTCAGTAGAAATGTGGGCGATCAGGCAAGTGGGCTCTTCTCACCAAATATTTTAATAGTTCTAACAGTATAACCCCTACTTGGTCCTTAAAGTTTCATTAGTACTGTTACTGACTGATGGGCCATAGATTGAGATAACACTTGGGCCAGATTATAAGAACTATACCACCATTTGAGTAGGTGCTACTTGATTTGTTGAAGAAATGTTGAATTAAAAATTGTTCCATAAGCAACTAAAACCACAACTTCTACCATTTTATGCTCCTATGCTCCCTCTGCTGGCTTTTGAGACACATTTAATCGCCAGTGTGCCAGATACAGTATATTGTTAATGAAAATTATAAATTGATGGCCGCAGATACTTTTTGTCATAAAATGTGCTACTGTCTAAAACTGGAAGTGTGGTAAGGAACATTGGATGTAATTCAAAATCTTTAATAAGCAGGTGTTTTGCCACTCAATATTATGTCACCTGACTTTGTTGGTGTATGCAATGACTTCTTGttggcagaaacaacttaaagtCCTGGAGTACTGTCAGGACCCAGATTTTTATTGTGGCAGGAGCTTTCATGAACTAGGTATTACTTTGTCAGATGCGTGAAGTGAAAGCCAGTATGATTTAGTGATTAGAGAGctgaactagaatctgggaggcctGGGTCCAAATCCCTATGCcagaattaggaagaattttctaacagagtggttcctcagtggaacaggcttcctcgggagggggtaagctctccttccctggaggtttttaagaagatgttagatggccatctgtcagcaatgctgattctataaccttcagcagatgatgagagggaacacatcttggtcatcttctgggcatgtggtggtggtcactgggggtgtggtgggtagttgtaaatttcctgcattgtgcaggaggttggactagatgaccctggtggtcccttccaactctatgattctatgaatgcagcTCATCAGTTGACTgtctcagtgtaacctacctcacagggttgtggggagaACCATGTACCCATCTTTGAACTCCTTAGAGAAAGGATTGGATTTAAATGTACTAGTTAGATAGATTAAGCCTCAGATAGCAGATTGCAAAAAGGTGGATACAAAGATGTTTattatagggggttaccgcattatgtattcccaccgacgtattaagagtttgaaaatgttataaaaaacatctctttaaaagggtttttggatactatggctaaaaaatggttggaagacgtcttcacagctaaaggggccaaacggggttaccgcacttgtattcacactgatgtattaagagtttgaaaacgttataaaaaatactgttcgcactttgtttggcctctttagctgtgaagacgttttccaactatttataagccgtagtatccaaaaacccttttaaagcgatcttttttatatcattttcaaactcttaatacatcgctgggaatacataatgcagtaaccccctaaCTCTGTTTTGCTATAAATACAGGTGAGGAAAACCTGCAACAGTATAATGTCTGGTCTTTTACTGATTATatattgtttggtttttattGGATACATTGGATCCTTGTTTTGAAACTCACGCCTTCCTTTGAGTTCTTTTTCATGCATAGAGCATTTTCTGCCTGTCACCAAACATAGCAAGATGCATCTGAAGACTTAAGATACGATTTAAGATAAATTATACTCTGCACCACAAGAGTATAAACTGGAACACCCTTCTGCTGCACTGGAAATAGAAAATTTAGCTGTTCTTACAGATACGTTTCTTCATGGCTTATCTAGTTATGTTTGCACTTCTATCACTCCATTAGCAATTATAAAAGGTTTGGGAATAATCTTGTTTGTTATCTTTAAGATTTTCCTTTTAAGCGTTTGCTGTTTGGCAGTGATTACATGCATACCTCACAGGACTACATTACATCAAATTAAAATCAAGGAAATGAAAAATTGGATTTAGTGTGAGGGCTCCTTTCAACAGATGGGAGCATATCCAGGTGATGGCTATTCCTCCAATGTGTTCCACAGGCAGAGCTGTGTAAATTAGGCAGGAGTTTAATCTAATCTAAACAGGTCCGTTGATCTTACTTGATCTCCATGGGGGGATATTGAGATGTTTTTACTCATGATGGATGGATCAAATGCAACAAACAGAGCATTGGATTTATGAAATTCTGCTACATGTTTGAGATTTTCTTAGCATTTTCCCAATGTCAAACTTGCTCCATTCCCTTACCTTTGAGGCTCAAGGGAAAAGAAAGGCTTCATTAGGGACTGGGCACTATGGAAAGCGGATTCATGCCAAAAAGAccaccctatttttttttttaacgacgCATAGACTCATATTTCCCTTCCacatactgaccctgcttagcttccgagatctgaccagattgggctataccatgcaccttccctccccctataTAGAATCTCCTTTTTCTCACGAATCTGTGAGGAAATATATCTCAACAGTTTTGAAAGAGCTACACTGGCTGCCAGTTTGCTTCTgtgcccaattcaaggtgttggtcaTTACCTTTAAATAACCTAATGACAGACCATTAGGGCTTTAATAAACTACGTATTCCTGTACGAGCCAGCTTACTGTTGTTGTAGAGATCCGAGAAAGGTTGAATCCAGTCAaatttttcactcaatctcacccaattccacTCCAGGCTATAGCTCCtgtcccatatggcttttgtacacacaggtcccatgattctcagcataaTCTTTTTGGGTAGTCAAAGAggacctttctttcctttttcactagcagaaaaggtggttggatccaacccgcaGCCCAATTTAAATGGCCTGCCTATGAAGCAAGTGGGAAGAATAGCCCTTACCACCATACCCTCCTCCACAAATGGAGAAATATGTAGCTTTCCTTTTTAATTGTGTGAGGAATATCAGATTTCTTTGGGGAAATCATTGTAGTACATTGAATAATACGTTGAAATATTTTGCCTTCTGTGTCCGTCATTCTTTTGAGTATTCTACAAATTAGAATTGATGGGGCTTTTAATGTTTAAACTTAACAATaacatatatacattttataGGAACCTGCCACATCAGACTCAAATTCCACAGCAGCAAACAGAAggtgagttttgttttgtttttggagtcAGAATGTAACCTACTCAGAGTGCTCACGGACTCATTTTTTTTCCATGTAAATATTTCTGGGACCAGAGGAAAAACATTGGGAGGACATTGAGAGGATTATCTACAATAGAGAGAACAGAAGAGACTGTTACAAAATTGAGAAGGCAGTTGTAGGATTCCTTGAAAGTCAAATAGACTTTCAAGAAGAAAGTAGAAGTCAAATAGAACCAAGAGTCCAGTTCACATATATCTCTTAGAAATCAACAGGAAAGCTCTAATCGGCATTGCTCCTGATTTCCTTTCAAGGTTCAGGCAGGTTTTCTCAACATCCTAATTTATACTGGTTGTCCCCCCTTGGTAAGGTATGCTTCTTGCTTCTTTATATGTTATAGATGGTTTATGGCCATGATATAATATGCCAGTGTAGAATAAGGCCTTCCTCAGCTATTTGATATCCACTGGTTTATGCAGCCTAACCCTGTGTGAGATTGCTCCTATCCCTTGTTATGCACACGATAAGGTAATAGGTGGTTttgattaaaaaattttttagctCAGATTTACAATGGCCTTTGTTATCACAGTGTGCCATGCTTTATAATGGCTAACGGCAGGTTTGTTTCTATGAGCCTGTCCAAAAAATATTTACATGTGAGAAATGTAACAAAAATAGAAGGGGCAAAAAACTCGGTTATTCACAGGTTAAATCAAATGCAAGAAACAAAGAACTTTTACGATCAAGGACAGATCTGATCAGCAATCTCAAGCTGATGTTAATAACATACATGAAATTGCTTTGGAGGGCACTGTATTCAAAACTCTTGTTTTTGCATTACTGCTTTCGGGGATTAAAGGAGAATTTCGTATGACAACATTTCAAAGATTTGAGGCAAGTATTTCAAGTGCCATGTTGCTTTTTCACCACTCATGAAAATGCTAATGTGACTGTGCGTATTAACTCTAGATTCCATCTGTAGGGTCACTCAGGAGGATTAAGTTGTAAATGAGCTCTGAAGGATTCTTATGGAAGGTTGAACCGGTCCCAACCTGCCTATCTAATTGACTTGATTCTTTTGTGAATTGTCATTTACAGATAAATGGTATCCCTGAGGAAAGAAAACTTACAGAAGCAATTAATTTGTAACTACACAATACAGCCAAGATCatcttttatttacttatttgatgCATGCCTTTTTCTGATGGAGTGTGCATGCCCACAGTATTAAATATCCAAGTGTCAGACTGTATCATTTCCATATTACTAATGTACGGTATCTTTTTGTACTTTGGACATTTTCAGCAATTTGTAAAAACACTAACTTTTATATTTgttacattaaaatatttaaaataaaacaaacatccaAACCATTGGTTATTTCTGATATAGATGCTTTAAGTTGCACTTTTGTATGTGAAGAGGCACAGTTCATAGGAAATAACTGTTAGACCCTCAGTGATTTCCTGAACAATCTTTACCATAAAACAAAACCCTGCTGGCCTACTAATTGTTGCTCTCGCTTTCTTCTTTCGTTGTGCGCAATGCAAGCCTTAGTACATGCGGTGCTGAAATCCCTCGATTTACTATTAACAAATATGCTGGGTAGAAAAAGCACTATCTGATATGCTGCAATTTAATTTGGTAAAGGTGCTTTGGGGAATATCTTGGATATTTGCTAATCTTTTCATGTCTCCTTGGTTATGCAGAAAACTGGACATAACACAGAACATAGGCTTGTTCAGAGTTTGCATGCATTTGTGTCATGGTAATAGCAGTCATGACTGAAGTATAACTATCTAATAGTGGCCAAAATTAGCTAGTCATCCCGTCGTTCAGCCGAAAGCTCAGTTCACCCACTGTGCCAAATCATGCTCAAGGAAGCTTAACTGTGTTTAATGTGATGCTTGAATGGATGTACCATTATCCAAGAGGCTAGCAAACCAGAATCAGAAATCATGGTTTGAACGGGGATTCCAAACCAACTACAGTTTGTCGATGAAGATATTTTCAAACTGTAATTAAAACAATTACTGCATCTCCTGAGGCTGGCACTCTTATGAAGACAGAAAATTAAATCAGACAAGCATCTCTAAGGATCTacagctgtgtgtgtaaagtgccgtcaagtcgcagccgacttatggcgaccccttttggggttttcatggcaagagactaacagaggtggtttgccagtgccttcctctgcacagcaaccctggtattccttggtggtctcctatccaaatactaaccagggctgaccctgcttagcttctgagatctgacgagatcaggctagcctgggccatcccgatCAGGGCGATCTACAACTAAGCCCTGTAAAaagaacaacattttaa is part of the Euleptes europaea isolate rEulEur1 chromosome 11, rEulEur1.hap1, whole genome shotgun sequence genome and encodes:
- the SGCE gene encoding epsilon-sarcoglycan codes for the protein MGYPDRPGWLRYIQRTPYSDGVLYGSPTTENTGKPTIIEITAYNRRTFETARHNLIINIMSAEDFPLPYQAEFFIKNMNVEEMLASEVLGDFLGAVKNVWQPERLNAINITSALDRGGRVPLPINDMKEGVYVMVGADVTFSSCLREVEIPQNQLRCSQEMEPMITCDKKFRTQFHIDWCKISLVDKTQHVSTYQEVIRGEGILPDGGEYKPPSESLKSRDYYSDFLITLAVPSAVALVLFLILAYIMCCRREGVEKRNMQTPDIQLVHHSAIQKSTKELREMSKNREIAWPLSTLPVFHPVTGEIVPPVHPDSYDNTSMPLMQTQQNLPHQTQIPQQQTEDKWYP